A single genomic interval of Arthrobacter methylotrophus harbors:
- a CDS encoding glucose-6-phosphate dehydrogenase assembly protein OpcA, translating into MIVDLPDTTTSKISKKITSLREQGGVIALGRVLTLVVVTTSGLEEEAIEAANDASREHPCRIIVLADAGAQAPTRLDAQIRVGGDAGASEVIVLRGYGELAKESESLVAALLLPDAPIVAWWPNGAPENACETSIGRIAHRRITDSANEPDPAAALARIRETYRAGDTDLAWTRLSNWRIQLAAALDQVDAWSVTAIEVEGASDSPSTMLLAAWLHRALDAPVTIVADPTNHGIRGVRLSLASGDIRLHRPGLTIAELTQPGQPAQRISLPHRSLRDCLAEELRRLHPDDVFGETIRSLDTSKQHQENRITLTGSTEPRSNHDQLTLIAV; encoded by the coding sequence ATGATCGTAGACCTGCCGGACACCACCACCTCCAAGATCTCCAAGAAGATCACCTCCCTGCGCGAGCAAGGAGGCGTGATCGCCCTCGGACGCGTCCTGACCCTGGTGGTCGTGACCACATCCGGGCTGGAAGAAGAAGCCATCGAGGCAGCCAACGACGCCAGCCGCGAACACCCCTGCCGCATCATCGTCCTCGCGGACGCCGGCGCCCAGGCACCGACCCGCCTCGACGCCCAGATCCGGGTCGGCGGGGACGCCGGGGCCTCGGAAGTCATCGTGCTGCGCGGCTACGGGGAACTCGCCAAGGAAAGCGAATCCCTCGTCGCGGCCCTGCTCCTGCCCGACGCACCCATCGTGGCCTGGTGGCCGAACGGCGCCCCCGAGAACGCCTGCGAGACCTCCATCGGACGCATCGCGCACCGCCGGATCACCGACTCCGCCAACGAACCCGACCCCGCAGCAGCACTGGCCCGGATCCGGGAAACCTACCGGGCAGGAGACACCGACCTCGCCTGGACACGCCTGAGCAACTGGCGCATCCAACTCGCCGCCGCCCTGGACCAAGTAGATGCATGGTCCGTCACGGCGATCGAGGTCGAGGGCGCCTCCGATTCACCCAGCACCATGCTGCTGGCCGCCTGGCTCCACCGGGCCCTGGACGCCCCCGTCACGATCGTCGCGGACCCCACCAACCACGGGATCAGAGGCGTCCGCCTGTCCCTGGCCTCCGGCGACATCCGGCTGCACCGCCCAGGCCTGACCATCGCCGAACTCACCCAACCAGGCCAGCCCGCCCAACGGATCTCCCTCCCACACCGCAGCCTGCGGGACTGCCTCGCCGAAGAACTACGCCGCCTCCACCCCGACGACGTCTTCGGCGAAACCATACGCAGCCTAGACACTTCAAAACAGCACCAAGAAAACCGCATAACACTGACCGGCAGCACGGAACCACGCAGCAACCACGACCAATTGACACTGATCGCCGTCTAA
- the hxlA gene encoding 3-hexulose-6-phosphate synthase — MKLQVAVDLLTTEDALELAGKVAEYVDIIELGTPLIKAAGLAVVTAVKEAHPDKIVFADMKTMDAGELEADIAFKAGADLVTVLGSADDSTIAGAVKAAKAHNKGIVVDLIGVADKVTRAKEVRALGAKFVEMHAGLDEQAQPGYDLNGLLSAGAEARVPFSVAGGVNLSTIAAVQQAGADVAVAGGAIYGAADPALAAKALRAAIV; from the coding sequence ATGAAACTCCAAGTTGCCGTGGACCTCCTCACGACCGAAGACGCTCTCGAACTGGCCGGCAAGGTCGCCGAGTACGTGGACATCATCGAGTTGGGTACCCCGTTGATCAAGGCTGCCGGGCTTGCTGTCGTCACTGCTGTGAAGGAAGCCCACCCGGACAAGATCGTTTTCGCTGACATGAAGACCATGGACGCGGGAGAACTTGAAGCCGATATCGCTTTCAAGGCCGGCGCGGACCTGGTTACCGTGCTGGGTAGCGCTGATGACTCCACCATCGCCGGTGCGGTCAAGGCAGCCAAGGCCCACAACAAGGGCATCGTGGTTGACCTTATCGGTGTGGCCGACAAGGTTACCCGGGCGAAGGAAGTCCGTGCGCTGGGTGCGAAGTTCGTCGAGATGCACGCGGGCCTGGACGAGCAGGCTCAGCCCGGTTACGACCTGAACGGTCTGCTCAGCGCCGGAGCCGAAGCGCGTGTTCCGTTCTCCGTGGCCGGTGGCGTGAACCTGTCCACCATCGCCGCCGTGCAGCAGGCCGGCGCTGATGTCGCCGTCGCCGGCGGCGCGATCTACGGTGCAGCCGACCCGGCCCTGGCAGCCAAGGCACTGCGCGCCGCGATCGTCTAG
- the hxlB gene encoding 6-phospho-3-hexuloisomerase, protein MNPTANATRAVYSTTSDIVRNLALVRDEIADTAAKIDVQELAGLAGHLGQPGRVFVAGAGRSGLVLRMAGMRLMHLGLTVHIAGDTTTPAIASGDLLLVASGSGTTSGVVKSAETAAKAGARIAAFTTNRESPLAGLADALVIIPAAQKTDHGSSVSRQYSGSLFEQVLFLATEALFQSLWENADEPAEQLWLRHANLE, encoded by the coding sequence GTGAATCCGACAGCTAACGCGACGCGTGCGGTGTATAGCACTACGAGTGATATTGTGCGTAATTTGGCGCTTGTCAGGGATGAGATCGCGGACACGGCGGCCAAGATTGATGTGCAGGAGTTGGCCGGTCTTGCGGGGCATCTGGGCCAGCCGGGCCGGGTGTTCGTCGCCGGGGCGGGCCGGAGCGGTCTGGTGTTGCGCATGGCCGGGATGAGGCTGATGCATTTGGGTTTGACGGTCCATATTGCCGGGGATACCACTACTCCGGCAATCGCGTCCGGGGACCTGCTCTTGGTGGCTTCGGGGTCGGGAACGACCTCGGGTGTGGTCAAGTCCGCGGAGACCGCGGCGAAGGCCGGGGCGCGTATTGCCGCGTTCACCACTAATCGGGAATCGCCGCTGGCCGGGCTGGCCGACGCGTTGGTGATCATTCCTGCCGCGCAGAAGACCGATCATGGTTCGAGTGTTTCGCGCCAGTACTCCGGTTCCCTGTTCGAGCAGGTGTTGTTCCTGGCTACCGAGGCTTTGTTCCAGTCGCTGTGGGAAAACGCCGACGAACCGGCTGAACAGCTGTGGCTCAGGCACGCCAACCTCGAATAA
- the zwf gene encoding glucose-6-phosphate dehydrogenase: MSVTYLDAGVRSGHNPLRDPRDRRLNRIAGPSSLVLFGVTGDLARKKLLPAVYDLANRGLLPPSFTLVGFARQNRENEDFAAGLKEAVKAYSRTPFDEVVWGQLAEGIRFVQGEFDDDDAFRRLAETLDELDETRGTRGNHAFYFSIPPKAFEQVCRQLSRHGLAQAGDGQWRRVVIEKPFGHDLESARQLNDIVESVFPPDAVFRIDHYLGKETVQNILALRFANQLFEPLWNANYVDHVQITMAEDIGTGGRAGYYDGVGAARDVIQNHLLQLLALTAMEEPISFNADDLRAEKEKVLAAVRLPEDLSTHSARGQFTGGWQGGELVQGYLDEDGIPADSKTETFAAIRLDIHTRRWAGAPFYLRAGKRLGRRVTEIAVVFKRAPNLLFRGHGEDDFGQNAVVIRVQPDEGATIRFGSKVPGTQMEVRDVTMDFGYGHSFTESSPEAYERLILDVLLGEPPLFPRHAEVEESWKILDPFEDYWASLDEQPEPYAPGSWGPASADELLARDGRTWRRP; this comes from the coding sequence ATGTCTGTTACTTACCTTGATGCGGGTGTCAGGTCCGGGCATAACCCCCTCCGGGACCCGAGGGACCGCCGCCTGAACCGCATCGCCGGGCCGTCATCGCTGGTGCTCTTCGGAGTCACCGGTGATCTTGCCCGTAAGAAACTCCTGCCCGCCGTGTACGACCTCGCCAACCGGGGGCTGTTGCCGCCAAGCTTCACGCTGGTCGGATTCGCCCGGCAGAACCGGGAGAATGAGGATTTTGCGGCTGGGCTAAAGGAAGCCGTCAAAGCGTATTCCCGGACGCCGTTTGATGAGGTGGTGTGGGGCCAGCTTGCCGAGGGTATCCGTTTCGTGCAGGGGGAGTTCGACGACGACGACGCTTTTAGGCGGCTTGCCGAGACTCTGGATGAGCTGGATGAGACCCGCGGGACGCGGGGGAATCATGCGTTCTATTTCTCGATTCCGCCCAAGGCCTTCGAGCAGGTCTGCCGGCAGCTTTCCCGCCACGGTCTGGCCCAGGCCGGGGACGGGCAGTGGCGGCGGGTGGTGATCGAGAAGCCCTTCGGTCATGACCTGGAATCCGCCCGGCAGCTGAACGACATTGTGGAGTCCGTGTTCCCGCCGGACGCGGTGTTCCGCATCGATCATTACCTGGGCAAGGAAACGGTCCAGAACATCCTGGCACTGCGTTTCGCGAACCAGCTCTTCGAACCGCTCTGGAACGCGAACTACGTGGACCATGTCCAGATCACGATGGCCGAGGACATCGGCACGGGGGGCCGTGCAGGCTATTACGACGGCGTCGGGGCGGCACGGGACGTGATCCAGAACCACCTTTTGCAGTTGCTCGCGTTGACGGCCATGGAAGAGCCGATTTCCTTCAACGCCGATGACCTGCGGGCCGAGAAGGAAAAGGTCCTGGCCGCGGTCAGGCTGCCCGAGGACCTGTCCACCCACTCGGCCCGGGGCCAGTTCACCGGCGGCTGGCAAGGCGGGGAACTGGTCCAGGGGTATTTGGACGAGGACGGCATCCCGGCCGATTCGAAGACCGAAACCTTCGCCGCGATCCGCCTGGATATCCATACCCGGCGCTGGGCCGGGGCACCGTTTTACCTGCGTGCCGGTAAACGCCTCGGGCGCCGGGTCACGGAGATCGCCGTGGTGTTCAAACGCGCACCGAACCTGCTCTTCCGCGGGCACGGGGAGGATGACTTCGGTCAGAACGCCGTGGTGATCCGGGTCCAGCCCGACGAGGGCGCCACGATCCGGTTCGGGTCCAAGGTCCCGGGCACGCAGATGGAAGTCCGCGACGTGACCATGGACTTCGGCTACGGGCACTCCTTCACCGAGTCCAGCCCCGAAGCGTACGAACGGCTCATCCTGGACGTGCTCCTGGGCGAACCCCCGCTGTTCCCGCGGCACGCCGAAGTCGAGGAGTCCTGGAAGATCCTTGACCCGTTCGAGGACTACTGGGCATCCCTGGACGAACAGCCCGAACCCTACGCTCCCGGCAGCTGGGGCCCGGCCTCGGCCGATGAGCTGCTTGCCCGCGACGGACGAACCTGGAGAAGGCCATGA